The Sphingomonas sp. NBWT7 nucleotide sequence GCAGGAGCGCGAGCGGCAGTTCGCGATCGCGCTCAACGCGGCGAACGCCTCGGCAATCCTCAGCCGCAGCCAGTATCGCACCGGCCTCACCGATTTCACGACGCTTAGCCAGCAGGAGGCGGCGCTGCTGTCGGCGCGCAACAGCGCGGCGCAGGCGCGCGGCGATCAGGCGACGGCGCTCATCCAGCTATACACCGCGCTCGGCGGCGGGTGGGACGCGGGCGCCGCGCCGCTCGCCGATACCGATCCGCAGCGTCTCAACCAGAACGGATCGCGCTGATGGCGACGACGGACCTCGACGATTTCCTTGGCGTGAAGCCGCAGCCCGCGTGGCGGCGCTGGATCAAATGGCCAGCGATCGCGCTCGGCGTCATCCTGCTCGTGCTGCTCGGCATGCGCCTGTTCGGTTCGAGCGCGGAGACGGGATACGCCACCGCGCCGGTGCGGCGGGGCGATCTGACCGTCACCGTTTCCGCGACGGGCAAGCTCGCGCCGACCAACCAGGTAACGGTGGGTTCGCAATTGTCGGGGCTTGTCACGCGTGTCGTCGTCGACGTCAACGACCGCGTCGTCGCCGGCCAGCCGCTCGCGCTGATTGATCCCGAGCAGATCGACGATCAGATTCGCGCCGGCGAGGCGCAGCTCGCCGCCAATGTCGCGCAGGTCAACCAGGCGCGCGCCACGGTGTCCGAAGCGCAGGCGCAGCTCGCGCGGTTGCAGGAGGTTTACCGGCTGTCGAACGGCCGCGTGCCCTCGAAGACCGAGCTGCAGACCGGTCAGGCCAATGCGCAGCGCGCGGTCGCCGCACAGCGCGTCGCGGAGGCCAATGTCTCCGCCGCGCGCGCCAATCTCGCGCAGAGTCAGACGCAGCGCCAGCGCGCGATCATCCGCTCGCCCGTCAACGGCGTCGTGCTCGCGCGGCAGGTCGATCCCGGTCAGACGGTCGCCGCCTCGTTCAACACGCCGACGCTGTTCGTCATCGCCGAGGATCTGAGCCAGATGAAGCTCGAGGTCGCGATCGACGAGGCGGATGTCGGCGCGGTGAAGCAGGGGCAGAAGGCGAGCTTCGCCGTCGATGCCTTTCCCGGCCGCACCTTCCCGGCGACGATCACCCGCGTCGATCTGGGTTCGAACCTGACCGCCAGCACGGCGAGCGCATCGAGCAGCGGCACGGCGAGCACGACGGCGAGCACCGGGCAGGTCGTCTCCTATGCTGCCGATCTCACCGTCGCGAACCCGACGATGGAGCTGCGCCCGGGGATGACGGCCACCGCGGATATTGTCACCAGCGACAAGAAGAACGTGCTGCTCGTGCCCAATGCGGCGTTCCGCTTCGCGCCGACCGCGGCGGGCGACGGCGGGCAGGGCGGCATCGCCGGCTCGCTCACCTTCCGTCCGCGCCGCGGCAATTGCGCCGAGCGCCAGGTGACGGTGGGCCGCGGCGCGCAGCAGACCGTGTACGTCAAGGGCGAGGACGGCCAGCCGCGCGCGATCCAGGTGACGACCGGCGATACCAACGGCAGCGTGACGGAAGTGCTGTCGGGCGGGCTCAAGCCAGGCATGCAGGTCATCACCGGGCAGCTGGCGGGCGGTGACGAGGGCGCGGCGCCGCGCGGCGGCGGC carries:
- a CDS encoding efflux RND transporter periplasmic adaptor subunit; translated protein: MATTDLDDFLGVKPQPAWRRWIKWPAIALGVILLVLLGMRLFGSSAETGYATAPVRRGDLTVTVSATGKLAPTNQVTVGSQLSGLVTRVVVDVNDRVVAGQPLALIDPEQIDDQIRAGEAQLAANVAQVNQARATVSEAQAQLARLQEVYRLSNGRVPSKTELQTGQANAQRAVAAQRVAEANVSAARANLAQSQTQRQRAIIRSPVNGVVLARQVDPGQTVAASFNTPTLFVIAEDLSQMKLEVAIDEADVGAVKQGQKASFAVDAFPGRTFPATITRVDLGSNLTASTASASSSGTASTTASTGQVVSYAADLTVANPTMELRPGMTATADIVTSDKKNVLLVPNAAFRFAPTAAGDGGQGGIAGSLTFRPRRGNCAERQVTVGRGAQQTVYVKGEDGQPRAIQVTTGDTNGSVTEVLSGGLKPGMQVITGQLAGGDEGAAPRGGGQRRQRQGGGGGGGGA